In Hippocampus zosterae strain Florida chromosome 21, ASM2543408v3, whole genome shotgun sequence, the genomic window TACGCAACACATTCCGGTCTTGTCTCGCTGAAACTGACACCACACAAGCAAGTAGGCTGGTCGATCCAATTGTTTGTGTACACATTTGCTTTTCGTCATTCGCATTTAATAATCGTCTTTTTTGGATTCGCTGAAGAGCAGTCACCATGTTGGAGCTGATGCAAGATGAGGTGTTCAAGGCTTTTAGCACCTACACACTTATTGTCATCCTCAAGTTGATGCTTATGTCACCTTTGACTAGTTTTTACCGCTTCAGGAAAGGGGTAGGTCGAACCCGAGTCGTGTCTATTCAACGACTATGAACTCATTTCAATGTCCGCGTCCACGTTTTAGTCTTTTGCCACGGAGGAGGATGTGGCCTTTAAGCCTGCGGAAGAGAGAAAGAAACTGCTGAGAACCCACCCGGATGTTGAGCGAGTTCGTAGGTGAGTCAAAAGTCTGTTGAGATAGCTTTCATTTGTCAcattacaacaacaataaaaggaTGGACGGACGTATTTGTCGAGTCACCGGATAAACAAGTGGACCAATAATGCTAACCTGTTGATGCTAATTAAGCTAGCTACTTGTTTCAATACACTCCGCGAAACTTATGACAGTCTTCCTCATTTCGGTAATGTGTGGTTTTGTTCATCAGGTGTCACCTGAATGGACCAATAATGCTAACCTGTTGATGCTAATTAAGCTAGCTACTTGTTTCAATACACTCCGCGAAACTTATGACAGTCTTCCTCATTTCggtaatgtgttgttttgttcatcAGGTGTCACCTGAATGACTTGGAAAACATCATTCCCTTCGTGCTGGTCGGCTTGTTCTACGTCCTGAGTGGACCAGAACTCTCGGCAGCCTTGCTTCATTTCCGGATCTTTGCCGGTTCTCGGATCTTCCACACCATCTCCTACGTCGGGGCTTTTCCTCAGCCCTGCAGGGCTCTGTCCTTTTTCGTGGGCTTCGGAGCCACCCTATCCATGGCCTACAATGTCTTCAGTCAGGTTTTCGTGATCTGATGACGAGAGCCGCTGCACAGTGACcattttatgcattttaaaCATCAAACTGAAATTCTGCTTGAGAAAATTGTGAAGTCGCTGAAgtattttgttcattcatttggCCTGTTCAAATATTCACTTCAATAATTtggcaaatatttttgggtctaatacattttttaaaaacatttaaagagGGTATTGCATCAGGAGGCCCACAGACATTCAAATTTTGACTTGGGGTCTGGTCTATTGCCACCAAGCTGGTCTTTTCATGGGGTTTTATGTTCTGGTCCGTTTCTGTAGGGACCACCGCATGGTTAATTCAGGATCGTCTTCTGCTAGATCTGAAATCTCAGATTTGAAAATTCCTCCTCCATTCCCCATACTCTAGAACTTTGAGGGTGATATTTTCCGGATCGTCCAACTTCTTCGGGGTCTTAGGTAGCCTATTGCGATCAAGTAAAACGTTGCGGTGTTAAGTACAACACTCCCTCGAATATAAGGCAGAATAATTTA contains:
- the LOC127594210 gene encoding microsomal glutathione S-transferase 1-like — protein: MLELMQDEVFKAFSTYTLIVILKLMLMSPLTSFYRFRKGSFATEEDVAFKPAEERKKLLRTHPDVERVRRCHLNDLENIIPFVLVGLFYVLSGPELSAALLHFRIFAGSRIFHTISYVGAFPQPCRALSFFVGFGATLSMAYNVFSQVFVI